The sequence ATGCTCCAATTGAAGAGGTGGATCCATTACTCGGTATTTACGCAGCGGTGGCACGCCGAAAATCGGACGAAACTCATGAAGGTTATTTGTCGGATGAAAAGCTGAGTCGTTTTGAAGCAGTGGGCTTGTTTACGACGGGAAGTGCCGGGACGATTGGTAAAGCGGATGTGCGAGGGAAGTTAGCGGTAGGATTTGACGCTGATTTCACTGTGCTTGATCGGGATTTATTCGCGGTGGATGTGGAAGAGATTGTGGATGTTAAGGTTGTGATGACGGTTGTGGCGGGGGAAGTGATGTATCGGGGTGATGATAATTAATGAAGCGAAGAACTGGATAGAGCGAGAAACAGGCATTGCGGTTCAGTCTATGAAACGGTTGCCGGGCAGTACATCCTCTATTCTGTATGAAGTGTTATCTGAAACATCAACAGTCGTGTTACGCCAGTTCAATAATGCTGAGTGGCTTATAGAGGAACCTGATGTGGTACAGCATGAGGCGGCAAGTCTTCGGAAAGCATCGGAGAGCGGACTTCCTGCACCATCGCTCATTGCGTTTGATGAAACAGGCGAGGTAAGTGGGTTGCCGTCTATTCTGATGACGAAAGTCGAAGGGCAGGTTGAACTGTTACCGAGTGATTTTACGAAGTGGACTGACGGATTAGCGAAAATGCTGGCGGCGATCCATCGTGTGGAAGCGAATGATTTTGCGTGGAAATATGCTTCTTATACGCATCCGGATGCAGTCCAACTCCCAGAATGGACAAAGAAACCGATTGTGTGGCAGGTGGCGTTTGAACAATTGCAAGGGGAGATTCCAGCATTCCGCGAGACATTCATTCACCGCGATTTTCATCCAACGAATGTATTGTGGTTGGGGGATGAAGTGAGTGGCGTCGTCGATTGGCCAAATGCATGCAGGGGCCCAGCGGGAATTGATGTAGGGCATTGCCGAGTGAATTTGACGTTGCTGTATGGTGTGGAAGTCGCGGATTTATTTTTAGCGGCTTATGAAAAGCACGCAGGCTCTTCATTTACATACGATTCGTATTGGGATATTGTGTCGGCATTCGATTTCTTAGACGGACCGCCGACTGTTTATAGTGGCTGGGCGGCATTTGGTGTAATAGGGTTGATGGATGCGATGATGGAAGAGCGGATGGATGCGTTTGTGGGGAGTTTAGTTCACTAAATTAGGGGGGCTAGAAATGGATGAAACTCAGAATGTCAAAGCAATTGTCTTAGATCTAGATGGCACTTTATTAAATTCAAAAAAGGAAGTATCTGAGAGAAGTATAAAAGCCATTTTAGAAGCTTATAACAAAGGGATTATTGTTATATTTGCCACAGCAAGGCCCCCACGCTCGGTGAAAGACTTTCTTCCTCAGAAACTGCAAGATATAGCAGCCACTGTTTATTATAATGGTGCTTTAGTAAAGGACGATACAGCTGGGTACAGCCAGCACTATCCAATTGAATCAGCCATTACGGATGAAATTATAGAGTACGTTGCTACTCGTCATCCTGAAGCTCCCCTCTCAATCGAGTCAGAAGATATATGGTACAGTCATCAAATCTTGGATTACAAAAATGCTATGAATACAGTAACAAATCCAACTATAGTTCCACTCAATGAGTTGAAAAAAATCCAAGCTTCAAAGCTATTAATAACGGATTATCCTTATTATGAGCAGCTACGAAAACAGTTTGAACATAAGGTGAATATAGTATGTACTGACGCCGGAACGCTGATTCAAATTATGGCAAAGGGTGTTTCCAAGGGGCGTGCTATTAGAGATCTTTGTATGCAAAAGAATATTCCAATGAGTAGTGTAATGGCATTCGGTGATGACTGGAACGACTTAGAACTATTTCAGGCATGTGGTTTCCCGATTGCCATGGGGAATGCAATACCGGAGCTGAAAGATATAGCCTATTTTGTTACTGGTACGAATGATGAAGAAGGCGGCGTGGCACGAGTGTTGGAAAGGTTAGTTGGTATTGGGGTTATGAAAAAAGGAAATCATTAATCCTCGTTATGTTAAACTAGAACTAATAAGTGGATATCGACTAACGGAATGAATGCTTCAAAAGAAAGGAAGACTAACCAATGAGCGGACAAAATCGTGCAGATGTAAAACCGGGCTTAAAAGTGGCGGTTATTTTAAAGAAAGACCAACGAACGGGTGTGAAGACAGAGGGCGTCGTCAAGGATTTATTGACCAACTCAAGCTTTCACCCACACGGCATTAAAGTACGCCTCGAAGACGGACAAGTCGGTCGGGTTTGTGACATATTGTGATGAAAGAAGGATAGCTACATGCCCGTAGCTATCCTTCTTTGTACGATGTCCCATCAATAAACTTAAAATAAGGAAAAACAATCCCGATCATCGACACAACACTAATAATTGAGCCAATCAAAACATATAAAGGTCTAATCCCCCATAGCTCACTCACAACGCCTCCGACAACAATTCCAATCGGCATCGCCGCGCGAATAATAACGAGCCGAACTGACATCACTTTGCCCATCAAATGATTTGGAACTGTCTGCTGACAAATCGTGATGTTGTGAATGCTAAAGAAAGCCATCGCTATGCCTGCAATCATTTCCACAACAATCGCTACTGTAATAGTCTGAATAACCCCCAGCGCAATATAAGTAAAGCCACCAACTACCAAAGCACCGAGCATGACCATTCTCCGACTTTGGAACTTCACTTTCCCAACCAGCATAGATCCGACCACATAGCCTAAAGGAAAGCCAGCCATAAATAAGCCATAATCCTTGTAATCACCTTTCAAAATATCCGTGATATAAGGCAAATTGATCACCATCGTGACTCCGACGCCAAATTGCACGAACGCAAGGAAAATCCCGAGCCAGACAATCGTCCGTTGTTGAAAGAAATAGCGAATGCCTTCTGTGAACTGCTCCAACCAGGTTGTCCGTATCACGATAGAAGTCCTTTGCTCCTTCACTGATAACAGTAGAAATCCGCTTACCGTTAGTAATATAACAACCAGCAACAGCGTCAAATTCGTTCCGACATATTCAATTACAATCCCACCAGCTACTGGTGCAAGAAACATCATCAGTCTGGTTGTCCCATCCAAATAAGCATTGGCCGCAGGTAATTGTTCCTTGGAAACAAGTGTTGGTGTAATGGCTTGACTTGCCGGAACATAAAGCGGAGTGACGAGTCCAATAATGATTTGGACCGCATAAATATGCCAGACGTCCAACCCGCCGAACATCAACGCCACAAGTGGCACAAGAAAAACCAAAGCCCTTGTCCACTGAGAGAAAATCATAATCCATTTACGACTCCATTTATCAATAAAGGGGCCACTGACTAACTGCAACAAAATGGAGGGAATGAAGTACAGCAACCACATACTGCCCAATGCCAGCTTCGATCCTGTCAGCTCATACACAATAATCGAGTTGCAAAATGTTCCAAAGGAGCCGCCTAATTCAGAGATGGCACTACCCGCCCAAAGGGAAACAAATCCACGGTTTTTCAAAATAGGATTATTCATAAACCACTCCTTTTAGCCGTTATTGTTGTAAATAAAGCTCTAACTCTTTGGATAATGCAGCTAGTGATTGCTCTTTTAAATAATAGTTCGAGGATCGATTGCCAACTAAAGAAGCGGCTCTTAAAATCTTTAAATGGTGATGCACAGTCGATTTACCTAGCTCCAATTGCTCGGTAATTTCTTTTAGCGAGTAGTCACGTTCAGATAAAAGCTTAATCATGCGAAGCCTCACCTCATCACCCAACGCCTTATGCTTTTGAATGAATAAGTAATTAGGCAAATACTTATCATCCGGGAAAATACTCGTGTTAGGAATCGGATAATAGAAAACTTTCGTACCTTCAATATCTGAAACAATCGTCCAAGGTCGATACGTTAGTTGGGGGATTAACAAAACCCGGTGAACACTAGGCT comes from Sporosarcina sp. FSL K6-3457 and encodes:
- a CDS encoding YwbE family protein; amino-acid sequence: MSGQNRADVKPGLKVAVILKKDQRTGVKTEGVVKDLLTNSSFHPHGIKVRLEDGQVGRVCDIL
- a CDS encoding MFS transporter; translation: MNNPILKNRGFVSLWAGSAISELGGSFGTFCNSIIVYELTGSKLALGSMWLLYFIPSILLQLVSGPFIDKWSRKWIMIFSQWTRALVFLVPLVALMFGGLDVWHIYAVQIIIGLVTPLYVPASQAITPTLVSKEQLPAANAYLDGTTRLMMFLAPVAGGIVIEYVGTNLTLLLVVILLTVSGFLLLSVKEQRTSIVIRTTWLEQFTEGIRYFFQQRTIVWLGIFLAFVQFGVGVTMVINLPYITDILKGDYKDYGLFMAGFPLGYVVGSMLVGKVKFQSRRMVMLGALVVGGFTYIALGVIQTITVAIVVEMIAGIAMAFFSIHNITICQQTVPNHLMGKVMSVRLVIIRAAMPIGIVVGGVVSELWGIRPLYVLIGSIISVVSMIGIVFPYFKFIDGTSYKEG
- a CDS encoding HAD family hydrolase, whose translation is MDETQNVKAIVLDLDGTLLNSKKEVSERSIKAILEAYNKGIIVIFATARPPRSVKDFLPQKLQDIAATVYYNGALVKDDTAGYSQHYPIESAITDEIIEYVATRHPEAPLSIESEDIWYSHQILDYKNAMNTVTNPTIVPLNELKKIQASKLLITDYPYYEQLRKQFEHKVNIVCTDAGTLIQIMAKGVSKGRAIRDLCMQKNIPMSSVMAFGDDWNDLELFQACGFPIAMGNAIPELKDIAYFVTGTNDEEGGVARVLERLVGIGVMKKGNH
- a CDS encoding phosphotransferase family protein; the encoded protein is MIINEAKNWIERETGIAVQSMKRLPGSTSSILYEVLSETSTVVLRQFNNAEWLIEEPDVVQHEAASLRKASESGLPAPSLIAFDETGEVSGLPSILMTKVEGQVELLPSDFTKWTDGLAKMLAAIHRVEANDFAWKYASYTHPDAVQLPEWTKKPIVWQVAFEQLQGEIPAFRETFIHRDFHPTNVLWLGDEVSGVVDWPNACRGPAGIDVGHCRVNLTLLYGVEVADLFLAAYEKHAGSSFTYDSYWDIVSAFDFLDGPPTVYSGWAAFGVIGLMDAMMEERMDAFVGSLVH